DNA from Actinomycetes bacterium:
CACGCTGAGGCGCCGGCTCTGCCGCGCGAGGTCACTGCCGCGCTGCTGCTTCGCCTCCTGGTGGTGCTGGTGCACGCTCCATTGTGGACCCGCGCACTCGACACACCGGACCCGCGGCGTGTCCGGTGCGCGGGGCACACGAAGTCGGCTGGAACCGTCCGCTCTCGAGCGCCGCGGCACGATCGGCGCAGCGCCGGCGTTGTCGCAGCACGGTCGTGAGGAGGGGCGCCATGGGTCGGCTGCGGGTGCACGTCGCTCGGAGGGTACGTCGCACCGCGCTGGCCGGGCTCCTCGTCGGCGGGCTGGTCCTGCTGGCCGGCGGCTGCGCCGGCAGCGACGACAGCGCCGGCACCGCAGAGACCGCGGAGACTGCGGAGGCCGGGCCGAGCGCCGGGTCGGTCGGGTCCAGCGGTTCGTCAGCAGCTGCGCCGTCCGACTCGCCGTCCACCTCGCCGTCCTTCTCGTCGCAGTCGTCGTCGGCGTCGGCCGCACCGGCCCGGCGGCCAGGGGTGGTGATCCGGACGGGCGACAGCGCGTACGGCCGGATGCTCTTCGACGGCCGGCGGCAGGCCATCTACCTCTTCGACCGCGAGGGCAGCCCCCGGCCGCGCTGCTACGGGGAGTGCGCCGAGGCCTGGCCGCCCGTCCTCGCCGACGGCCGGCCGCAGGCGACGGGTGGCGTCCGGGACGGGCTGATCGGCACGGTCGAGCGACGCGACGGCTCGGAGCAGGTCACCTACGGCGGGCATCCGCTGTACTACTACGCGCACGAGGGGCCGGGGCAGGTGCTCTGCCACGACATCGTCGAGTACGGCGGCACCTGGCTCGTGGTGACGCCGCGCGGGGAGGCCGCCACAGCCTGACCCGGCTCGACGCGGCTTGCGGCGCCGAAGCTCGGTCAGGCCACCCGGCTGGTCAGGACGGCCGCGATGCCGGCCAGGGCGTCGGGCCGCACGCGGTACCAGGTCCACACACCGCGCCGCTCGCCGGTGACCAGGCCGGCCTCGGCGAGCTTCTTGAGGTGGTGGCTGACGGTCGGCTGCGACAGCCCGAGCAGCCCGGTCAGGTCGCAGGTGCAGGACTCGCCGCTCTCGCTGGCCATCAGCAGGGACAGCAGCCGCAGCCGGCCGGGGTCGGCCAGGGCCTTGAACCGCAGCGCCAGGTCGGCCGCCTCGTCGGAGCTCAGCGGAGCGGTCGCCAGCGGTGTGCAGCAGACGTCGGCAGTGGGCACCGGCTCGAGGAGGGGCAGCGGCTTCGGCATGCGCCCATGGTCTGTTAGAAATCGACGTTGGTCAATCATTGACATCCGTCGATGCCGCGTCCAAGGTGGTCGCTGTATCGAGATCCGTCGATGTCAGAGGCGCGCCCGGGTCCGGCGCCGCAGCGAGGAGGCACCCGTGCAGCAGTCGATCGAGCGGCCCGGCCAGGGAGACCCGGTCCGGCCGGTCGTCGTCATCGGGGCCGGGCCGGTCGGGCTGGCGGCCGCGGCCAACCTGAGGGCGTACGACGTCCCGGTCCTCGTCCTCGAGGCCGGCGACCAGGTCGGCGCGGCAGTGCGGGCCTGGGGCCACGTCCGCACGTTCACGCCGTGGGACCTCCTGGTCGACCCCGCCGCCGACAAGCTGCTGGCGCCCACCGGGTGGAACCGCCCGACGACAGACCGGCTCCCGACCGGTGCGGAGATCGTGCGCGACTACCTCG
Protein-coding regions in this window:
- a CDS encoding metalloregulator ArsR/SmtB family transcription factor, whose amino-acid sequence is MPKPLPLLEPVPTADVCCTPLATAPLSSDEAADLALRFKALADPGRLRLLSLLMASESGESCTCDLTGLLGLSQPTVSHHLKKLAEAGLVTGERRGVWTWYRVRPDALAGIAAVLTSRVA